One stretch of Trueperaceae bacterium DNA includes these proteins:
- the purH gene encoding bifunctional phosphoribosylaminoimidazolecarboxamide formyltransferase/IMP cyclohydrolase: protein MAGRAPRALVSVSDKTGVVDLARGLVELGYEVVSTGNTLRALAAAGVPATAVSDVTGFPEILGGRVKSLHPAVHGGVLALRTPEHLAQLEEHGIAPVDVVVCNLYPFRETVAREGVTDAEAMEQVDIGGPAMIRAAAKNHAYATVVVDPADYPAVLADLNAGMRPERRRELALKAFAHTAAYDAAIVAYLSRGDDLPERLALPLERAQELRYGENPHQPGARYRLVGESSLWDGAVLHSGPPLSYLNVFDAEAAWRLAHELPATACVIVKHANACGAAVAGDLATAYERAFAADPKSAFGGVVALPGVVTAALAGRIAENPKADVLLAAGYEDEALALLAAKRKSTRVITLPPPGSRGLDLRSVDGGFLVQRPDALEGREGWRVVTRRQPTEAEWRDLEVAYVVCARTSSNAIVLVKDGVAVGVGAGQQSRVDAVEIAARKAAGRAAGGACASDAFFPFRDGLDAAAAAGVSAVVQPGGSIRDAEIVAAADELGLAMVVTGHRHFRH, encoded by the coding sequence GTGGCGGGACGGGCGCCGCGCGCCCTGGTGTCCGTCTCGGACAAGACCGGGGTGGTCGACCTGGCGCGGGGGCTCGTCGAACTCGGCTACGAGGTCGTGTCGACGGGCAACACCCTGCGCGCGCTCGCGGCGGCCGGCGTGCCGGCCACGGCCGTCTCCGACGTCACTGGCTTCCCCGAGATCCTCGGCGGACGGGTCAAGTCGCTGCACCCCGCCGTACACGGCGGCGTGCTGGCGCTGAGGACGCCCGAGCACCTGGCGCAGCTGGAGGAGCACGGCATCGCGCCCGTCGACGTCGTCGTGTGCAACCTCTACCCGTTCCGCGAGACCGTGGCCAGGGAGGGCGTGACCGACGCCGAGGCGATGGAGCAGGTCGACATCGGCGGACCGGCGATGATCAGGGCGGCCGCCAAGAACCACGCCTACGCGACGGTGGTCGTCGACCCCGCGGACTACCCCGCCGTGCTGGCGGACCTCAACGCGGGCATGAGGCCGGAGCGCCGCCGCGAGCTGGCGCTGAAGGCGTTCGCCCACACCGCCGCCTACGACGCCGCGATCGTGGCCTACCTGAGCCGCGGCGACGACCTGCCCGAGCGCCTCGCCCTCCCGCTGGAGCGGGCGCAGGAGCTGAGGTACGGCGAGAACCCGCACCAGCCGGGCGCGCGCTACCGCCTCGTGGGCGAGAGCAGCCTCTGGGACGGCGCCGTGCTGCACTCCGGCCCCCCGCTCTCCTACCTCAACGTCTTCGACGCCGAGGCCGCCTGGCGCCTGGCCCACGAGCTCCCGGCGACCGCCTGCGTGATCGTGAAGCACGCCAACGCCTGCGGGGCCGCCGTGGCCGGCGACCTCGCGACGGCGTACGAGCGCGCGTTCGCGGCCGACCCGAAGTCGGCGTTCGGCGGCGTCGTGGCGCTGCCCGGCGTGGTGACGGCGGCGCTGGCCGGGCGCATCGCCGAGAACCCGAAGGCCGACGTGCTGCTGGCCGCCGGCTACGAGGACGAGGCGCTGGCGCTCCTGGCGGCCAAGCGCAAGAGCACGCGCGTGATCACGCTGCCGCCGCCGGGGTCGCGCGGGCTCGACCTGCGGAGCGTCGACGGCGGCTTCCTCGTGCAGCGGCCCGACGCCTTGGAGGGCAGAGAGGGCTGGCGCGTCGTGACGCGCCGCCAGCCGACCGAGGCGGAGTGGCGCGACCTGGAGGTCGCCTACGTCGTGTGCGCCCGCACCTCCTCGAACGCGATCGTGCTCGTCAAGGACGGCGTGGCGGTGGGGGTGGGCGCCGGGCAGCAGAGCCGCGTGGACGCCGTGGAGATCGCGGCCAGGAAGGCGGCCGGGCGCGCCGCGGGCGGCGCCTGCGCCTCCGACGCGTTCTTCCCGTTCCGCGACGGCCTCGACGCGGCCGCCGCCGCGGGCGTGAGCGCCGTCGTGCAGCCGGGCGGGTCGATCCGCGACGCGGAGATCGTCGCCGCCGCCGACGAGCTGGGCCTGGCGATGGTCGTGACGGGCCACCGACACTTCAGGCACTGA
- a CDS encoding peptidyl-prolyl cis-trans isomerase: MKVSKRARTIILWCVAAGLLLGMVITFTPTLGLNLAGDEATRGTVQLTVNGVEIREAEVLRMQQGTLFSAVSEGPVAKQLQRLLVDELIRQEVLRQAAAPMRVSNGEVRDAVNEFREARGLAGRRNDTAYVSLLRSAGYTDQTFREALRDDLKRQKWVDSVVADVTVSDAEVEGYYLSHRSDYQSEERVRAREIVVADRETAEELRAQVQDGASFAELAAEHSLELADRQGAVGAQEGQTEPRPVGRAAFPTAVANAVFALRGAGLTDVIEAPDGFYLVQVLEYLPAQTRPLDEVRDQVAEDALEAKKQGVLEAEVERLREAAVVEFPETSTLSFENEAVATVGDTEITEVELDRATYSNSMIQQALSPDTAELIVQIFRPSIKQQLINTELAYQGAATLGPEFVGTHAGIAQAALDYVARDVEVTEEQVRQYYETNIDTFTVSAEATVREVEFADGESAQEFRAAVLDGADAAATAEELGGTVIDHGRVRPGDLEEEIDTVLFGTEAFEPLPNGESEVSDVLVIDRPVEEEGEAGSEADDGAEDAAAGDDAAAGDDAAAGDDAAAGEDAAAEGDAAAANDAAEGDAAAPEVPRTVERYVVLVAERTPERVRPLEDVRAQVESAVRAENRQKAQDEWLASLRDQIEVHEFVILDVDEAAEELPFTVPTPEPEADDGDEAPSAEEPAEGQAE; this comes from the coding sequence ATGAAGGTCAGCAAGAGGGCCAGGACGATCATCCTGTGGTGCGTCGCCGCAGGCCTGCTCCTAGGCATGGTCATCACGTTCACGCCCACGCTGGGGCTCAACCTGGCCGGCGACGAGGCGACGCGCGGGACTGTCCAGCTCACCGTCAACGGCGTCGAGATCCGCGAGGCCGAGGTGCTGCGGATGCAGCAGGGCACCCTGTTCAGCGCCGTCAGCGAGGGCCCCGTCGCGAAGCAGCTGCAGCGGCTGCTCGTCGACGAGCTCATCAGGCAGGAGGTCCTCCGTCAGGCGGCGGCGCCGATGCGCGTCTCCAACGGCGAGGTCAGGGACGCCGTCAACGAGTTCCGCGAGGCGCGCGGCCTGGCGGGCCGGCGCAACGACACCGCCTACGTGAGCCTGCTCCGCTCGGCGGGCTACACCGACCAGACGTTCCGCGAGGCCCTGCGCGACGACCTCAAGCGCCAGAAGTGGGTCGACTCGGTCGTCGCCGACGTCACCGTCAGCGACGCCGAGGTCGAGGGCTACTACCTCTCGCACCGGTCCGACTACCAGAGCGAGGAGCGCGTGCGGGCGCGGGAGATCGTCGTCGCGGACCGCGAGACGGCCGAGGAGCTGCGCGCCCAGGTGCAGGACGGAGCCTCGTTCGCCGAGCTCGCCGCCGAGCACAGCCTCGAGCTGGCCGACAGGCAGGGCGCCGTCGGGGCGCAGGAAGGGCAGACGGAGCCGCGCCCCGTGGGCCGCGCCGCCTTCCCGACCGCCGTCGCCAACGCCGTCTTCGCCCTGCGCGGCGCCGGGCTCACCGACGTCATCGAGGCGCCAGACGGCTTCTACCTGGTGCAGGTGCTCGAGTACCTGCCGGCGCAGACTCGGCCCCTCGATGAGGTGCGCGACCAGGTGGCCGAGGACGCCCTCGAGGCCAAGAAGCAGGGGGTGCTGGAGGCGGAGGTCGAGCGGCTGCGCGAGGCCGCGGTCGTCGAGTTCCCCGAGACGAGCACGCTGTCCTTCGAGAACGAGGCCGTGGCGACGGTGGGCGACACCGAGATCACCGAGGTGGAGCTGGACCGCGCCACCTACTCGAACTCGATGATCCAGCAGGCCCTCTCGCCCGACACCGCCGAGCTGATCGTCCAGATCTTCCGCCCGTCGATCAAGCAGCAGCTCATCAACACCGAGCTGGCCTACCAGGGAGCCGCGACGCTCGGTCCCGAGTTCGTCGGCACGCACGCCGGCATCGCCCAGGCCGCCCTCGACTACGTCGCCCGCGACGTCGAGGTGACCGAGGAGCAGGTCCGGCAGTACTACGAGACGAACATCGACACGTTCACGGTCAGCGCCGAGGCGACCGTCAGGGAGGTCGAGTTCGCCGACGGCGAGTCGGCGCAGGAGTTCCGCGCGGCGGTGTTAGACGGGGCCGACGCAGCGGCGACGGCCGAGGAGCTCGGCGGGACGGTGATCGACCACGGGCGCGTCCGGCCCGGCGACCTCGAGGAGGAGATCGACACCGTGCTCTTCGGCACCGAGGCGTTCGAGCCGCTGCCGAACGGCGAGTCGGAGGTGTCCGACGTCCTCGTCATCGACAGGCCCGTCGAGGAGGAGGGGGAGGCCGGCTCAGAGGCCGACGACGGGGCCGAGGACGCGGCCGCCGGTGACGACGCTGCCGCCGGTGACGACGCTGCCGCCGGTGACGACGCGGCCGCCGGCGAGGACGCTGCCGCCGAGGGCGACGCCGCCGCCGCGAACGACGCGGCCGAGGGCGACGCCGCCGCGCCGGAGGTGCCGCGGACCGTCGAGCGCTACGTGGTCCTGGTAGCCGAGCGCACGCCGGAGAGGGTCAGGCCCCTCGAGGACGTGAGGGCCCAGGTCGAGAGCGCGGTCAGGGCCGAGAACCGGCAGAAGGCCCAGGACGAGTGGCTCGCCTCGCTGCGCGACCAGATCGAGGTGCACGAGTTCGTGATCCTCGACGTCGACGAGGCCGCCGAGGAGCTGCCCTTCACGGTGCCGACCCCCGAGCCGGAGGCCGACGACGGGGACGAGGCCCCGTCCGCTGAGGAGCCGGCGGAAGGCCAGGCCGAGTAG
- a CDS encoding S41 family peptidase, translated as MRRGRGRPRRAGVAGAALLALALACAAGAQPPAEGPPPVSEGVPPAPAGEELAVARAPEGRELRRMVFEATVDLFEDYYWDESRLDWEAWAARYRQDALNAERRARFDNVMRRMVAEVGDDHSRWLGLEGLEPGLAPITAPFDPAGAAPLLGAGGAAVGSPGDGVTVAVASWGLASPRAGLGGPAPWRDALAQDEPTPSLGLLVRWVSGAGVVVERVLPGTPADEAGVRRGDVIVAVQGRSLEKAGAAGVGLVLSASVGEERVDLRLLRAGREEIEVSLEPRYLAHAELQRTPAAELLDDGVGYIYLPSFTLAGTGARAHELLADLRERGARSYVIDLRGNRGGSLAELGVLMGAFVDGDWARAVARGRVVWTASFARRSGGDAGVAVLRAEDGRLLRAAAVESPVFVTEPLVVLVDDDTSSAAEVAAAVLQATGRARVVGTPTSGNVEVVRTYLLPDRSQVLLAVANLELTDGRPLDAGIVPDADATVDDRELARGYDAPLAEGVRLLAGLPFVPGRWF; from the coding sequence GTGAGGCGCGGCCGCGGCCGGCCGCGCCGCGCGGGCGTCGCGGGCGCGGCGCTGCTGGCGCTGGCGCTGGCCTGCGCGGCCGGCGCCCAGCCGCCCGCGGAGGGCCCGCCGCCCGTCTCCGAGGGCGTGCCGCCGGCCCCGGCCGGCGAGGAGCTGGCCGTCGCCCGCGCCCCCGAGGGACGCGAGCTGCGCCGGATGGTCTTCGAGGCGACGGTCGACCTCTTCGAGGACTACTACTGGGACGAGTCGCGCCTCGACTGGGAGGCGTGGGCGGCGCGCTACCGCCAGGACGCCCTGAACGCCGAGAGGCGCGCGCGCTTCGACAACGTGATGCGACGCATGGTGGCCGAGGTGGGCGACGACCACTCGCGCTGGCTGGGCCTCGAGGGCCTCGAGCCGGGCCTGGCGCCCATCACGGCGCCGTTCGACCCTGCCGGCGCGGCGCCGCTGCTCGGAGCCGGGGGCGCGGCGGTCGGGTCGCCGGGCGACGGCGTGACCGTGGCGGTGGCGTCGTGGGGCCTCGCGTCGCCGCGGGCAGGGCTGGGGGGTCCCGCCCCGTGGCGCGACGCCCTGGCCCAGGACGAGCCCACGCCGAGCCTGGGCCTGCTGGTCAGGTGGGTCTCCGGCGCCGGCGTGGTGGTCGAGCGCGTGCTGCCCGGCACGCCGGCCGACGAGGCGGGCGTGAGGCGCGGCGACGTGATCGTCGCTGTCCAGGGCCGCTCGCTGGAGAAGGCGGGCGCGGCCGGCGTCGGGCTGGTGCTGAGCGCGAGCGTCGGCGAGGAGCGCGTCGACCTCAGGCTGCTGCGCGCCGGCAGGGAGGAGATCGAGGTCTCGCTCGAGCCGCGGTACCTGGCGCACGCCGAGCTGCAGCGCACGCCGGCGGCCGAGCTGCTCGACGACGGCGTGGGCTACATCTACCTGCCCTCGTTCACGCTCGCCGGCACGGGCGCGAGAGCGCACGAGCTCCTCGCCGACCTGCGGGAGCGCGGCGCCCGGTCGTACGTGATCGACCTGCGGGGCAACAGGGGCGGCAGCCTCGCCGAGCTGGGCGTGCTGATGGGCGCGTTCGTCGACGGCGACTGGGCGCGCGCCGTGGCGCGGGGCCGGGTCGTGTGGACCGCCTCGTTCGCGCGCCGGTCCGGGGGAGACGCGGGCGTGGCCGTGCTCAGGGCGGAGGACGGCAGGCTCCTCCGCGCGGCCGCGGTGGAGTCCCCGGTCTTCGTCACGGAGCCGCTCGTCGTGCTAGTGGACGACGACACCAGCTCAGCTGCCGAGGTCGCCGCGGCCGTGCTGCAGGCGACCGGCAGGGCCCGTGTCGTCGGCACGCCGACGTCGGGCAACGTCGAGGTCGTGCGTACGTACCTGCTCCCCGACCGCAGCCAGGTCCTCCTGGCGGTGGCGAACCTCGAGCTCACCGACGGCCGCCCCCTGGACGCGGGGATCGTGCCCGACGCGGACGCGACCGTCGACGACCGCGAGCTGGCGAGGGGCTACGACGCCCCCCTCGCCGAGGGCGTCAGGCTCCTCGCCGGGCTTCCCTTCGTGCCCGGCAGGTGGTTCTGA
- a CDS encoding GerMN domain-containing protein, whose amino-acid sequence MRTVVLRVVALALLLTLALVGVITARTLSRLPDMLVYFARDTGSGFTLEAVPRVARRGDDVEERVRAQVAALTAGPTDAEAERGLASTVPEGTRVLGAELADGVLTVDLSREFTTGGGTASMLGRLYQLYYTLSQPADVDAVSLAVEGRPLTVLGGEGIIVEPVWLRAEHPEEPAW is encoded by the coding sequence ATGCGCACGGTCGTGCTGCGCGTGGTCGCCCTGGCGCTGCTGCTGACGCTGGCGCTCGTGGGCGTGATCACGGCGCGCACGCTCTCGCGCCTGCCCGACATGCTCGTCTACTTCGCTCGCGACACGGGCAGCGGGTTCACGCTCGAGGCCGTGCCGCGCGTCGCGCGGCGCGGCGACGACGTCGAGGAGAGGGTGCGGGCCCAGGTGGCCGCGCTGACGGCCGGCCCCACGGACGCCGAGGCGGAGCGGGGCCTCGCCTCGACGGTGCCGGAGGGCACGCGCGTGCTGGGCGCGGAGCTCGCGGACGGCGTGCTCACCGTGGACCTCTCCCGCGAGTTCACGACGGGCGGCGGCACCGCGTCGATGCTGGGGCGCCTCTACCAGCTCTACTACACGCTGTCGCAGCCTGCGGACGTGGACGCCGTGAGCCTCGCCGTGGAGGGCCGTCCGCTGACGGTCCTGGGCGGCGAGGGCATCATCGTCGAGCCCGTGTGGCTCAGGGCCGAGCACCCCGAGGAGCCGGCGTGGTGA
- a CDS encoding NAD-dependent malic enzyme, translated as MKQFERRVDENGEPYLATSLPGFMLTRLPLLNKSTAFTPEERREFGLEGLLPPHVATLEEQVERTYGNFQRATTNIDKHVYLRSLQDRNEVLFYALLEKHLEEMMPIVYTPTVAEAVQRFSRIYRYPRGLTVSTENIDRVDEVLDSAAIHDVRLAVVTDSEGILGIGDQGFGGMGICIGKLSLYTAAAGIDPSVTLPIELDVGTNRADLLDDPLYLGVRHERLTGQAYDDFVERFVTAFKRRFPDALLQWEDFSKQKAFTVLERFQDVLPSFNDDVQGTGAVTLAGLLAASRRTKRPLTEEVVLVHGAGAGGVGVALQVIEGLVEQGLSREEARARVYVVDSRGLVVAGRPGLEAYKERVAQDPARVAGWGEAGRPPSLLETVRRAGVTVLLGLSGQGGAFGREVVEAVAANSPMPIVFAMSNPTENSEATPQDVYAWTGGRAIVATGSPFPPVEWDGAEHPVGQANNAFVFPGLGLGALLARARRISPGMLMAAAAALAEYTDPARIAQGAVYPAISALRRASRHVAIAVFERALGEGLARVEPPDDVAAFVTSQMWEPRYLPIRKA; from the coding sequence ATGAAGCAGTTCGAGAGGCGCGTGGACGAGAACGGCGAGCCCTACCTGGCGACGTCGCTGCCGGGGTTCATGCTCACGCGGCTGCCGCTCCTGAACAAGAGCACGGCGTTCACGCCCGAGGAGCGGCGGGAGTTCGGGCTCGAGGGCCTGCTGCCGCCGCACGTGGCCACGCTGGAAGAGCAGGTGGAGCGCACCTACGGGAACTTCCAACGCGCGACCACGAACATCGACAAGCACGTCTACCTGCGCAGCCTCCAGGACCGCAACGAGGTGCTGTTCTACGCCCTCCTCGAGAAGCACCTCGAGGAGATGATGCCCATCGTCTACACGCCCACGGTCGCCGAGGCCGTGCAGCGCTTCAGCCGCATCTACCGCTACCCGCGCGGGCTGACCGTCAGCACCGAGAACATCGACAGGGTGGACGAGGTGCTCGACAGCGCGGCCATCCACGACGTGAGGCTGGCCGTGGTGACCGACTCCGAGGGCATCCTCGGCATCGGCGACCAGGGCTTCGGCGGCATGGGCATCTGCATCGGCAAGCTCTCGCTGTACACGGCCGCCGCCGGCATCGACCCGTCGGTGACGCTGCCCATCGAGCTCGACGTCGGCACCAACCGCGCCGACCTCCTCGACGACCCCCTCTACCTGGGCGTGCGGCACGAGCGCCTCACCGGCCAGGCGTACGACGACTTCGTCGAGCGCTTCGTCACCGCCTTCAAGCGCCGCTTCCCCGACGCCCTGCTGCAGTGGGAGGACTTCAGCAAGCAGAAGGCGTTCACCGTGCTCGAGCGCTTCCAGGACGTGCTGCCGTCGTTCAACGACGACGTGCAGGGCACCGGCGCCGTCACGCTGGCCGGCCTCCTCGCCGCCTCGCGACGCACGAAGCGCCCGCTGACCGAGGAGGTGGTCCTCGTGCACGGCGCGGGCGCGGGCGGCGTCGGCGTCGCGCTGCAGGTGATCGAGGGGCTCGTCGAGCAGGGGCTGAGCCGCGAGGAGGCGCGGGCCCGCGTGTACGTCGTCGACTCGCGCGGGCTCGTCGTCGCCGGGCGGCCCGGCCTCGAGGCGTACAAGGAGCGCGTCGCCCAGGACCCGGCGCGCGTGGCCGGCTGGGGCGAGGCAGGACGACCGCCGAGCCTGCTCGAGACGGTGCGGCGCGCCGGGGTCACCGTGCTCCTCGGCCTCTCCGGCCAGGGGGGAGCCTTCGGCCGCGAGGTAGTGGAGGCGGTCGCCGCGAACTCCCCCATGCCCATCGTCTTCGCGATGTCGAACCCGACCGAGAACAGCGAGGCGACGCCCCAGGACGTCTACGCCTGGACCGGCGGCCGGGCGATCGTCGCGACCGGCAGCCCCTTCCCGCCCGTCGAGTGGGACGGCGCCGAGCACCCGGTGGGCCAGGCCAACAACGCGTTCGTCTTCCCCGGCCTCGGTCTCGGGGCGCTCCTGGCGCGCGCCCGGCGCATCAGCCCCGGCATGCTGATGGCCGCGGCCGCGGCGCTGGCCGAGTACACCGACCCGGCGCGCATCGCGCAGGGCGCCGTCTACCCGGCGATCTCCGCGCTGCGCCGCGCCAGCCGGCACGTCGCCATCGCGGTCTTCGAACGGGCGCTCGGCGAGGGCCTCGCGCGCGTCGAGCCGCCCGACGACGTGGCCGCGTTCGTGACGTCGCAGATGTGGGAGCCGCGCTACCTGCCCATCAGGAAGGCCTGA
- a CDS encoding tetratricopeptide repeat protein: protein MTALSRQALPALALMALALGAAAAQGAPEVPPADAPAGPAAGATEASGALRAAREALLDALASGEIRHPDQPTWRAAYVAAEAAVAAAREAGDQALLREALLVAARGYGLMGWHVRAFASYDEYFAEGGELPGTPPAPEGTPPDVELFTTAADNLAYARYQAGDHETATGYYLTVLEVAPDDEEALRWLARIAFERGDVEGAEVASRLWERLLAVAPDDATARYYLERSRQRVAFGVAASDSFHAGVAAYEAGDLEGALQAFQTALTANPDFVDAEVWAGRVALELGLPQLAADHWRRVAEARPEDGGAAYFLSVAETQAAYGVRAGRLYFDGLAAYEAGDLETATERFVAAAEANTSFVDAWVWAARSLQEGGRAAESVPYWERVLELEPDDERAAWFLRRARLAVERGDVAGPAFFDALAAYEAGDAAGAIELLEQAVAAEPDFAEAWGYLGRIAFQQGRYEDAAAAYGRAAELAPDVDEYAFFADEAARLAGAEQEGDDGIGADAPEPEAPAEPGGDEPAGDGAGGEEPGQDEGSPDEPPADEPSADEPPADEPSSDEPPAEEPPAGEAEGGPGGGPVEPLPPDGPRD, encoded by the coding sequence GTGACGGCGCTCTCCCGCCAAGCACTGCCCGCGCTCGCGCTCATGGCGTTGGCCCTCGGCGCGGCCGCGGCGCAGGGCGCGCCCGAGGTGCCGCCGGCGGACGCTCCGGCGGGGCCCGCCGCGGGCGCCACTGAGGCGTCCGGCGCCCTGCGCGCGGCGCGCGAGGCGCTGCTGGACGCCTTGGCCAGCGGCGAGATCCGGCACCCCGACCAGCCGACGTGGCGCGCCGCCTACGTGGCGGCCGAGGCGGCGGTCGCGGCGGCGCGGGAGGCCGGCGACCAGGCGCTACTGCGCGAGGCGCTGCTCGTCGCGGCCCGCGGCTACGGCCTCATGGGCTGGCACGTGCGCGCGTTCGCGAGCTACGACGAGTACTTCGCCGAGGGCGGCGAGCTGCCCGGCACGCCGCCCGCCCCCGAGGGGACGCCGCCCGACGTCGAGTTGTTCACGACCGCCGCCGACAACCTCGCCTACGCGCGCTACCAGGCGGGCGACCACGAGACGGCCACCGGCTACTACCTCACGGTCCTCGAGGTGGCGCCCGACGACGAGGAGGCCCTGCGCTGGCTCGCGCGCATCGCCTTCGAACGCGGCGACGTCGAGGGCGCCGAGGTCGCGTCCCGCCTCTGGGAGCGCCTGTTGGCCGTGGCGCCGGACGACGCCACGGCGCGCTACTACCTGGAGCGCTCGCGGCAGCGCGTGGCGTTCGGCGTGGCGGCCAGCGACTCCTTCCACGCCGGCGTGGCCGCCTACGAGGCCGGCGACCTCGAGGGGGCGCTGCAGGCGTTCCAGACCGCGCTGACGGCGAACCCGGACTTCGTCGACGCGGAGGTGTGGGCCGGGCGCGTGGCCCTCGAGCTCGGCCTGCCGCAGCTCGCCGCCGACCACTGGCGGCGGGTCGCGGAGGCCCGCCCCGAGGACGGGGGCGCCGCCTACTTCCTCTCGGTGGCCGAGACACAGGCGGCCTACGGGGTGCGCGCCGGCCGCCTCTACTTCGACGGCCTGGCCGCCTACGAGGCCGGCGACCTAGAGACGGCCACGGAGCGCTTCGTCGCCGCCGCCGAGGCGAACACGTCGTTCGTGGACGCCTGGGTGTGGGCCGCGCGCAGCCTCCAGGAAGGCGGCAGGGCGGCCGAGTCGGTGCCGTACTGGGAGCGCGTCCTCGAGCTCGAGCCCGACGACGAGCGCGCGGCCTGGTTCCTGCGCCGCGCGCGGCTCGCCGTCGAGCGCGGCGACGTGGCGGGTCCCGCGTTCTTCGACGCCCTGGCGGCCTACGAGGCCGGCGACGCCGCGGGCGCCATCGAGCTGCTGGAGCAGGCCGTCGCCGCCGAGCCCGACTTCGCGGAGGCGTGGGGCTACCTCGGCCGGATCGCCTTCCAGCAGGGGCGCTACGAGGACGCCGCCGCGGCGTACGGCCGCGCGGCTGAGCTCGCGCCCGACGTCGACGAGTACGCGTTCTTCGCCGACGAGGCCGCGCGGCTCGCGGGAGCGGAGCAGGAGGGCGATGATGGGATCGGCGCGGACGCTCCCGAGCCGGAGGCCCCCGCCGAGCCCGGTGGCGACGAGCCCGCGGGCGACGGGGCGGGCGGCGAGGAGCCCGGGCAGGACGAGGGGTCGCCGGACGAGCCCCCTGCGGACGAGCCCTCGGCGGACGAGCCGCCTGCCGACGAGCCCTCGTCCGACGAGCCCCCTGCGGAGGAGCCCCCGGCCGGCGAGGCGGAGGGAGGGCCGGGCGGCGGCCCCGTGGAGCCGCTGCCGCCGGACGGTCCGCGCGACTAG